The genomic DNA TAAGGGCATTTTCAAATCTGCCCTGTATAGACTTTGAATGGGACTCTGGTTGGTTTTCCACCTTTGTGCGATTTGTTTGTCCCATTTTTGATGGGAGCGTGATCCGACCTCGTCTTGAACTACAAGGCATACTCTACAAGTTTGAGCTATACAGTGGTCTTTGCATCCTGAAATGTGAATCAGCGAAATCAACAGTTGCAAGGAGGTAGATGGAGAGTGAATCGAATTCCAACCTGGATACAGCACAAAAGATGCTGGCTTGTTAATACAGACAGGTAGGACCTTTTTCAGGACTTTTTTCCAGTGTTTATGTCCTTGATCCCACCCCAGACACAATTAACCAATGAGTGCTAATAAAGTTTTCACATGGCTTATGGTGATACATTTTGGTTCACTTAGATATTGctttctgtgtaaaaataaactgaaccaATGGGAAAACACATTAAGTTTACCAACTCTTCCAACGATTCAGACCAGAGCAAATTAACTATAGATTTGAAAATACCCTAATTGAGGACATAACTGAGTTATGCCTCTCCCAAGCTTATATTTGGCTCATAGGAGCAAGCTATACTTGGGTCATCCAATGATATACAAGGCACATCCATCATGATATTTCTGGCCATGCCACTGTTTTGGGCAGATTGGGAAGATTTGAAGTGACAAGCAGCGCCATTTGTTGCACCCTGGCTTGCTTTTGCTAGTTTCAGTAACCAGAAACAAACCAGTGCAACATTACCAGACCTGTATTAGTCAGGCAACCAGACGTGCTGGATTTATGCAACTGTTGTGCCATATCGGCTGCctgaaacagttttttctgCAAACTAACGATGATATATAAATACCAGGCATAACACTTGAGGAATTGTTCGACATCTCATTCCATGGGCCTTAATATGTTGCTATAGCCACCCCTACGGGGAAGGTTACGGAGGCCTACTACAGTGATTTGTTTCAATTCAGTCACAAGAACATTAGGGAGGTTGGGCGCTAAGACCTTGCTCGATGTCCATTAAAACCAGGCAACAGATTAGAATTGCCTCCCATTACCTTAATGTTTAGACTGAATTACCTGACAGATCACATGGCAAATAAACTAGAGCCAGAATATAACAAAATGACCAGACTGAAGATGAAGTTTACTTACCCGCAGCAACAAAGGCATCCTCTTTCTGCCAGGGATGAAAGGAGAGCaatgaaaattaaatcaatcaGCACTTCACAATGGTTAGAGTTCACCACTGCTATAAACAGAGATAAGGTTATGTCAcggaagaaaaacatttttaacacatttacttaagtatgtGTAGTTAAAGTAGTTGTGAAGGAGTCATCTTTTTCAAATGTCATGAGTAAACATAAGTGATTATAATAAGTGGCGTTCACAATGCAAGAAGTATGTCTTATGAACTAACTGGTAGGAGGTTATATTGAACGTTAGAGGCCAAATTAGATGTGAAAATTGGCTATCTGTATGCAGGGAAGCAGTATCTAATTTTCAGCTTGCAGCTTAACGCATCTGCTGCAGACACTGACGGAGGACCGTAGCTGCTCAGTTGCTGACAAGTTATTGTGGCTAGACAACCACTTTGGACAAAGTTTTATCATTTGTAATGGTCAGCTGTGAAAGTATTGtccatgtttatttgtttgtctaCCAGGCTTCATTTTCCAGTAGTAAGGTGTGTGAAAGCGTTGAGTCTGAAGTCAGTTATCAGACCTTCCCACCAACACAAGAATCTCAAGTCTCCATACCAGTTTCCCATGTGCATTACCTGTGAGTGTTGCAGCTTTTGGTCAAATCAACACTCTAGCAGACGATTTCCCGAAATTTCAAGGTGCAGACCTATTACATTTCTGGAAAGTgttggaaaacatgtttttccatATGAAGCAGACACAGAAAATTGAAAGAAACTGTCTACATTAAAGTGATGTGAGACAGTAGCTCAAGGACATCCTCCATATGACAGAAACCACAAGACAGACCCACTATCAGAGAGAATCTCTCACGAAATACTGTTCCACAGAATGTTAAGCTCATTTGATGAAGTGACCTGACTTCATTATCCAGGATTTCAGGTTGTCATGTACAAAACCATCAATACCATTTCATTTATTGATGCACAATACTTGACATGTGAACCAAGGCAAGTTCAGTTATAGCTGATGGCTTTCAGAAAACAAATGTAAGGTTACATTTTGTAGTGCAGAACTGTTACACAGCACGCTTTTTCTACTCTATTCAAGTTGCGTGCATCACAATTGTCCAGATACAATGATGtgaaacaacatgaaagaaatgaAGATCAAGTCTTATGGGTCCGTCTGACCAAAACATGCTGACATGTTGCCTTCACGTGCCATACACATACTACCAGGTGGCTCTTCAAAGAGACAATGCTCCTTCAGAATGACTGTTCCTTATGCACTAAATGGAGCTTGAAAGATATGCAGGTCTCTTCCTATGAAAAAGCTAAGCCTGTGCAGAAACTCTGACCCATGCGTCAGAAGAAACTGGCAATGCAGATGGTGAACTGAAGGCAGATTGTATGATGATGCCTtgcatatatttcatttcatgtaaTATTAGTGATTACTGAACTATCAATAAAATATTGAGCACAATGCACTGCCTCGCCATCACAATCCCAACCCCAAGAACGCAGAGGAGAGGGCCAGGCTTTATGGTACTCACTCTTGTAGGCAGTTCTGGAGCAACCAGAGTGCCAGGATGTGGCAGTTTCAACCCTCACACCTCACACCACCAAGGACACAGTGTTCATGGTGGTTAAAGGCAAACATAGGTATGCAACAATTTTCCCTGGTTGTTCATTGTTGCCAAAGAAGTGATGGAAAAGGTAGTCATGGTTCCATGAATGAAGAATGTAAGCACATATGCAAAAAATGCCAATATGCACAGGATTTGAGCATCAAGTCTGACTCACCTTGCCTGTTGTTGACACTGATCTGGTATTTAGTGTACCACCAGTGTATCTGGCTTTGACATACCAAGATGCATTGTGTTTGACTAGAACAGAAATAGATCCGGTACAAACCATAAGGATATACAAGCAGGCAAAAGATAAGATATAGACTGGATCAGTCtttaagagggaaaaaagtcCACAAATCCCCAGTCATTGCCAGCAGTAGGGAATATAGTTTTTGGAGACTCCTTGTTTCCCAGCTATGAGAACCTGTGAAGGACTTGTgactgaatgaaaagaaaagcaggtCAAATGAACAACAGTGGTTACAGTTACGGGCTCGCTAACAACCTATAAATCTATCACTGGGTATTTTAGCTACAACAGTACAACTTTCAGAGACTGCATAGGCAAGTCTGCACTGGTAAATTGTCCTGTATACCTTTATATGTCCTGGTGTAGTCATGTGTATCTTGTACAAGGTATCACCTCTTATGGATTTTTCGCAGGCcttgagaaaaagagaaaacataaaTCACTATCATATACACACAAAGGTATGACGGTTGACACATTATTTGGTACATTTAGCTTAAACTAATGCATTCTTTATTCTTCCCTCATagctataataaaaaataagttgGGCTTACTTCGAGGTTGCTGTATTAAGACTGCTTTAGATAAATTGGGAGTGACAAAACGCTTAAAGCAGACTACTCAACACTGTATCAACCTTTCGAAGTAAATGAATCATGGCAAGATGTTTCAATGCCTTGCCTCACTATGAATCACGAAAAATCGGATACTAAAAGTCAAATATGTACTAACAAACCTGCAAGAAACTATTTATACAGCAGAAAGGAAAATTACTCCATGTGGAATTTGTGTGGAACTCTCCTGGTTTGAACATTCAATCTGAAACAACACAGCTTCTACCATATGAATTTGTTATTCCTAACAAAACTGTGCATAATATACATCCCACTGACAAATTTGACTCAAGATATGTGGATGTCAATGTCAGTTATGAAGAAACAACTAAAGGTCGGGGTTGTGGAAAAAATTGATTACTTTGACACTCAAACCAACCACTCAGTTAAACTAGAAGCCAAATATGTAATGTCAtactatgaaaacaaaaaaactttattacTTTTACTGGGACAATTTATACCCAATATCCTGTTACCATATTGAATGTATCAACCAGTTGTAGGTAAAGACATGTCTGTTATGttatctttatttcattatgatgTCCAAGTGCCCTCTATTATTGTCACACGTTTTAAGTGATGCTTTCTATAAAGACAGTAAAATATACCAcgacatttaaaaataaaactgttaacTATTTAAAAGTGGTCAGTTTTAACCATATAGACTTTATTGAACAAAATAACTAATGAAATCAGTTTCATCTCAGATTTAATTAAACCTATATAACACCAATAGTTGCCCGGTAGATGTCGCCACTTTGACTTTCAAATGCttgaaaacaataacaattttGAATGTACTTGTTTCATGTTGACTCAAATTTTATACAGCTTCGTTTACCTAGCACTACTTCAGAGCAGCTGTTGTATCAAACTGCTTTAGATGAACTGTAGCTAGACGTAACAACTAGTGTAGACAGTGTTTTGACAGTAAGTAACGTTAGCTTACCGCACATTCAATAAACTCAGTCGAGGCTTCATCTTCGTACGGTGTCTCGAAGTTGTCCATCGTTGAATATTGTACTCCTACCATACAAAAGAATtaacgtgtgcgtgtgtggtttATATTATGTGTACTGTATGGCTATCAGCTACACTCAGAAAACAATGATGGCTAACGTTATTTCCTGTCAGAGCGATAGCTTCCTGTATGTACGTGCAGTTTGACCTCTGTAATTCACATGCGCGGGTTCATTTGTCCTAGTATCGCGAGACATGTAATTTTAAGGCAAACCATGATCTTCCCCTAATCCTGACCAAGTGttaaccaaaccttaaccatagtGTTATCACAGCTTAAAACACAATCTCAGCTGCTCATACTGGAGACAAGGATGcaacattttgtacatattCTGTTTATTTGGTTCTAAGAAGAATTTGAATCctatgtacaaaaaaacaagcagctgtTTTTGGAAACTGGGGCACTTCTCAAGCTGTGTAAGGCATCTGCACAGCATTCAGTAAACTGAGGGATAAAATTATGAAGCAGTATGATCCAGTAAACAAGATCACAATAGACTCCTTTACAAATTATTTTCAGTACATTGAAGGTCTGAGCAACTACAAAGATATCAGTCTACTGATACCTCAGTAATTTGTTTAAATGACCATTTCATTTCACAAGCCATGTTGACATGGATACAAATAAGGACTTACAGGTATAACGCCTTCATATTTACATGCAATTTTGAATATATACACTGACCAATGATCCACACTTCCCTCTCATCAGGAGGCTTTATGTAAATTGTAATTACATATGTTGGTTTGCTTTCAGGAACATAGTTAACTTCTCAACTTCAGAATCTGGTTTCCTAATGATTTCACTAGTATATCATTCTCTTCAAAGGCCATTATCACgctgcaaaaaaacagacaatttcAGCTTCAATACCTGCTGTGATTATCTTACCAAAAACCAGAACAGATGCATTTACAGAAAGGGTAAAAGAAAGGTGTGAAAGCaattcaaaatatttaaaaattattatgAAATGTCACAGTAAGGGGATATACTCTGGTGCATTATCTCAAGTcagtataaatacaaaaatatcacACCAGCATCATCCATGTCACTTTAAAGCTGTGAAAGTTAGATGGGCAGGCACCAAAGCATGGAGTGCCTATGACTGATGATTATAAATCTTAATTTACAGTTTACTGCTGATATTGCTGTTAATAAAAGCCAGGTGGATAAATAAACTGCTGAAGACAGAATGAGAACTTCAGGATGCCATACAGGGAGACACTGACACTTTGCAAAATCAAGAACAAAAGTACTATGGCTAATATCTAACAGACAGGTTGAGATGTTTCTGTAGCAGGAAGGTCGGGTATCTGGTCAGATGGCGAAACGTCAGTTTGATGAGTTGTATCGTCCTCCTGGAAGATTGTTCAAACGGGAACGCAGCTCCTTCCGGACCTGGGTCACTTTCGCCAGTTTGTGTTTGTACTCCTGAAAAAGTCCACCACAGAAAAGGTCCATCAGAGGATATTAACACCAAATAAAAGTGTACATACAGTTAAAGATCTGAAGTTTTATATAAGTTAAGTTTATATTTCTGGCCAAAACTTGCATCCAAGATGTCACagattttgtgttttccttAATTAATCTCATTAGAAACTACATCACATAAATGAAAATtctaaatatgtaaaatgtaatcaGTGAGCCTGTGCACTGTTTCAAGCTGTCAAGTTTGCGATGAGTTCAACTCTGTACTCCCTCAAACCATAGGATGTATAAtgagatgtgattttttttttttttttaaacaaatctcTAAATTTTTACTCTGCAAGTTCATGACCTCTTCACTTGCATCTATAAAATCTATGAAATATCATAAACAAAAAGGACATTTTCCTCTTCTAATTTATTTTGAGAATATGCTATGCAAAGGTTCAAGTGTTTAGGTTTAAATAACATCTTTGtagtaaaacactaaaacagcaGCGCCTCATCAAAAGGTGAATGAAATTTACACAGATCAGGGCTGTGGCACAAAGCTAGAAGCCAGTCAGCTTAGTTATTTTTGATGAATGATTTCCCCCAATTCATGTATATGCAAAGATTGTAACTTTAAAAAGGTGCAGTCACATGAAATGTCAGTCATGTTTCATTCTCTGTTCCAGCTTTGCTTTAAAGTTGTGCTTATTGTAAATGATCGCCAAACAGCTGGTGCATGTATGGGTGTTGTGCTAGCAGAACACACATTTCCTCACGCTACGGGAGGTTTTAAAGCTCATCATGAATCACAAAAATGGTTTCATCTGTACTGACTAAAATATCACTGAGTGTTGTGAACATTAGAACTAAAcctgataaatacaaaaattcTTAAATCTTGCTGTTCTTTTGCTAATTTTTGTTTGACTTGTAATAACAGGACAGACATGATTTTTCTTGATCTGAAGATCAATTATCGAGTGTGTAGTAAATAGTTATTGTGTTTAtactaaaaaaaagtgtaaatacTGTTAGTACAAACCATCTTTGAATTTCAAATTCATACAAAGCATGCATCACCAGGGGCTGCAAGTGTTACAGCAAAATGAAAGCACTCACGAGAtcagtttccttttttatttccagttttttattgcaAAGACTTGACTGTGTGAAGATACAAATATGAAATGCTTTATACTCTTGGTATCCTGTGGATAAAGGCTGGACAGTTAATGTCAAAGAATGGCTATGAGAAAACAATACAGTCTGTAATTAAGTTTTTCAAGATCTAACACTGTCAGTGGTCAGTACTTACCTTGTGGGAGGTACACTGTAAGTGAACAGAGCGGTAGCCTGACTTGGATATCAAGTGTGTATTTAATTAGGaatatttgtctgtttgtaATGCAGCAGGCCTAAAACTAAAatctacagtttgttttttatatcaaaAGAGGCACTCTGAATAAGTATGCAACATGctgaaatatgtgaaatgttATTTCAAAGTGTGAGCATGCAGTTACGTAacagatagacacacacccAGAATGAATAATGATGACACAAAGGTGAGGGGAACAaggcacacagatacacaaatgataatggaaagaagaaaagtgatTCACGCACTTCAAGTTTCTGCTCGTTCTGGGCCAAGCCATCCTTCTGGCTTTGCAGGAAGACCGTTAGTGTGCGCGTGAGCTGCCTCCTATCATCTATCTCTGCCGCCAAGCGGCCACTGTAGTCTGCAAGCAGCATGCAGGCCTCCTCCACCAGCCGGGAAAGCCGCTCCCCTGACTCCTTATCTAAAGCACAGAAAGCATACAAAGACCAGGGCACCATGCTTAAATATAACCAAGGACTGAACTAGAGGTCACTCAGTTATTCATCAGTACTGGTAAAATATTGCCACTATTTCAATGTTGTGACATCACTGGTAATTCAGACACTTCCTTATGGCAGATGAAGGTGTTTTTAGCCCTTTTCATTCCTCTAGCTTCATTGTCCTGCTCAACGGCACTTCAGTTTTCATTGCTGAGTGAGGCAGAGATATAAAGGCAAGAGTTTAAATGCTTATATAGCCTTATGATGTACAATATGTCAAAGTGGTCAAATTAAGGGCAACTCAACTGGTTGAGACACACCACATAACCACAAAAGCTGTGGTTTGTTTCTAGCCAACGACCCTTGTTGCACGTCCTACCCTTCTCTGTTACATGTGTCTCTGCACTTTTGATTATCAAATAATGGCAAGAAAGTGGTAAAATTAGTAAGACATATTGATAGTGACTATCTTTGAATATCAAGAAGAATCATTTACTGTAAGTTTCTCAGCAGTAAATGTACAGACCGTTGGTGTTTTGGCTGTCCTCTCACAGCCTTCTTAATAATATTGTCACTAACagtattgtcatttttaaaaacagtttcttTCCTTATCCTGCAGGGTTGAGGTAAGTAATAGGTGGGGAATGAATGTAATCTTATGCAGGAGTGGAGAGGGAGGAAATGTTCCATTTATTTATGCTTCACTGTGTTACACTGTTAAATTTACgggaaagtgaaaaagaaaaaaaaagttatttgtgCAGGACAGGTATTTGTTGTCTCAGAGATGTGGACCTTGGTGTTTTAGATAGATAGCTGTTTCCCTAGTATTTTCCCCATACTGCTTCCTGTGAAGACACTTAATTAATCAGTACATGTGTTTAAGTGTTGTGGGgaagagttgtgtgtgtttgtatatatacacacacacacagtacacaatACTGTGCTGTGTCCTGCCTCCTACCTGTGATCCTGTGAAGCAGTGATGTGTCCTGTACCTcagcaggaagggaggagatgCGCTGACGCAGCACTGAATCGCCAGAGGCTGCATTCTCAAGCTCTTGCAGAGCTCGGATTAACTCTGCTGTCTGAGGTAGAGAGGCGATAAGCAGGACAGGGAGATGAGAGGAACAAATGGGGGAACAGATTATGAGAAAAGTTGAGGGCAAGGATACGTGTGTGACATACATGAGAAATATTAGATAGGCAGCACATTAAGATAATAATCCATGTAGAAATGCTGTGTTAACTGTGTTATTATTAAGTAACCTCAATGTGGTTACAAGTATCATTTCTTTAAACCCTgtatgtatgggttagggttaggtatgCCTAGGCCCAGACCTGTGGGGGCTCAGCTGGGGAGCTCTGAGAGGCAAAGTCCTCATCCTCTGGTTGGGTATCCTCATATGACCTCTTCttagcctttttttctccatctagGATTTACAAGAAAAGAGCACAAGGCAGAagaatacaacacacacacacacgttatttaaaaatgaatgtggcAGCGACGTCTTACGAGACTAACTCTGTGTCTAGACAGCAAGTgtgtcagatgtttttttcacacacaacaGATACTCCCTCATTTTAATCTATACAGCTGTCTGCACCGGCTCCATGGAGGTTGTGTCTCAGCTGTGTCTCCAGGGCATAACCACGACCTGTAGCATTAATTCATACTTCAAGTCTATTGTCCTTACATACACTCCTACAGTATTGTTCATTGAGCACTGTGCGCTTCCAAAATATGGCTGACCTACACTCAACACTGCACCTGAACGCCTCCGgtgtagacacacagacagagcactcactgctgctgttcaCGCTACATTTGCAGTCTAGCCCCGGGTAACCCAGTGAGGTTAACCCTGTTGACTAGCAGAGTAAGTAGTCACATTATCTTACTGTATTAAAGTGAGACCATGTAGACATGGTTTGGTGTTGTGCATGAACCTGTGTAGTTACAGGATAGTATTATGTGAACTTACAAAGGACTTGTGAGAGCTGGTCCAACAGGTTGTTCTCGTACACGGTTCTCTCCTGCCAGATGGACAAAACCCGACCCAACTGTTTCTTACAGCCCTCCTCGCCCTCTCTggatacatacaatacatacaacAGACACGTACACTTTAAAATGCTTTGTTAAACTCAATTAATGTTGACTGGATGATACAGAAATAAAAGGTGGCAACTTCAATGTTGATACACTGATGGCAACATGATTATATGCAAGTGTTTAGGTATTGGGGCGTTTTTCACTCTTGGAGAAATCTGACATCATTTTTTGTAATGCTAATTTTTTCAACTTTAATCTTTGTACAATGActcaattcattaaaaaattgTGTAACTTTAGCGgcctaaaataaacaaacacattaccTAGTCCTACATAAGGTAGTTTTACTCTTAGCATTTTCTTGAGCCATTTACAGATATATAGACATACTGATGATACGTCATATTAAATCTGACCTGTACACATGTTTGAATGCATCAACGATGATCGGTGCAAAGTCCTGGGTGAACTCTGGTCCTTTCCTCTTGCTGTTCTGAATGACGTCATTGGCCAAATAAAGGAAGGTCAGCTTCCGTGACACCTGAGCTGCATATATCcaaatgtacacatacacacacacacacgcacacgcgcatacacacacacacacacacacacacacacacacacacacacacacacacacacacacacacacacacacacacacacacacacacac from Scomber scombrus chromosome 16, fScoSco1.1, whole genome shotgun sequence includes the following:
- the LOC133996140 gene encoding regulation of nuclear pre-mRNA domain-containing protein 1A-like isoform X2, whose product is MSKSLTVKPLSDVCVCVCVCVCVCVCVCVCVCVCVCVCVCVCVCVCVCACACVCVYVYIWIYAAQVSRKLTFLYLANDVIQNSKRKGPEFTQDFAPIIVDAFKHVYREGEEGCKKQLGRVLSIWQERTVYENNLLDQLSQVLYGEKKAKKRSYEDTQPEDEDFASQSSPAEPPQTAELIRALQELENAASGDSVLRQRISSLPAEVQDTSLLHRITDKESGERLSRLVEEACMLLADYSGRLAAEIDDRRQLTRTLTVFLQSQKDGLAQNEQKLEEYKHKLAKVTQVRKELRSRLNNLPGGRYNSSN
- the LOC133996140 gene encoding regulation of nuclear pre-mRNA domain-containing protein 1A-like isoform X4, with the translated sequence MSAFSEAALEKKLSELSNSQQSVQTLSLWLIHHRKHSKSIVNVWFNELRKAQVSRKLTFLYLANDVIQNSKRKGPEFTQDFAPIIVDAFKHVYREGEEGCKKQLGRVLSIWQERTVYENNLLDQLSQVLYGEKKAKKRSYEDTQPEDEDFASQSSPAEPPQTAELIRALQELENAASGDSVLRQRISSLPAEVQDTSLLHRITDKESGERLSRLVEEACMLLADYSGRLAAEIDDRRQLTRTLTVFLQSQKDGLAQNEQKLEEYKHKLAKVTQVRKELRSRLNNLPGGRYNSSN
- the LOC133996140 gene encoding regulation of nuclear pre-mRNA domain-containing protein 1A-like isoform X3; its protein translation is MSAFSEAALEKKLSELSNSQQSVQTLSLWLIHHRKHSKSIVNVWFNELRKAQVSRKLTFLYLANDVIQNSKRKGPEFTQDFAPIIVDAFKHVYREGEEGCKKQLGRVLSIWQERTVYENNLLDQLSQVLYGEKKAKKRSYEDTQPEDEDFASQSSPAEPPQTAELIRALQELENAASGDSVLRQRISSLPAEVQDTSLLHRITDKESGERLSRLVEEACMLLADYSGRLAAEIDDRRQLTRTLTVFLQSQKDGLAQNEQKLEVRESLFFFPLSFVYLCALFPSPLCHHYSFWVCVYLLRNCMLTL
- the LOC133996140 gene encoding regulation of nuclear pre-mRNA domain-containing protein 1A-like isoform X1; its protein translation is MSKSLTVKPLSDVCVCVCVCVCVCVCVCVCVCVCVCVCVCVCVCVCVCACACVCVYVYIWIYAAQVSRKLTFLYLANDVIQNSKRKGPEFTQDFAPIIVDAFKHVYREGEEGCKKQLGRVLSIWQERTVYENNLLDQLSQVLYGEKKAKKRSYEDTQPEDEDFASQSSPAEPPQTAELIRALQELENAASGDSVLRQRISSLPAEVQDTSLLHRITDKESGERLSRLVEEACMLLADYSGRLAAEIDDRRQLTRTLTVFLQSQKDGLAQNEQKLEVRESLFFFPLSFVYLCALFPSPLCHHYSFWVCVYLLRNCMLTL